Sequence from the Salinicoccus sp. Bachu38 genome:
GCTACAGCTTCAGAATCGAATAGGAAAATGCTTCGTTTCAATCGGTAACCTTGAAACTTTTTGCTTCAAAGAATTGCTTGATAAAATTGACCTCAGCTCAAATTTGCCTTATCATTGAAATATAATAAGCTGTCTGAAAATAACATTCATCTGAAGAATGATACACATTTTCAGGTTTCCACATAAGTTTCCTGTATCATCAGGAGTTGCAACAGAATGATATCTTTATATAAGTGAGGAGGTCGTCCCATGGCATATGTTATCCTTCAACCGTGTATGTCTGAGAAGTCCGGAGATTGTGTTGAGGTTTGCCCGGTAGATTGCATCGAGGAAGGTCCAGATCAGTTCTACATCGATCCAGACATCTGTATCGACTGCGGCGCATGCGTTGCTGTCTGTCCCGTAGACGCAATTGTCGAAGAGTACGAAATGAACCCGGAAGATGAACCATTCCTGGAAAAAGCAGAGAAGTTTTTCGGAAATAAATAAAAATGAGCCTTGTTTGAGAAAATCCTCAAGCAAGGTTTTTTTATTCCTATTCATAGTTTTTTAAATTTCTTATCATCTTTCTAGTTCCTTTCTGTAAGTTCAAAAGTCTCAGTTAGAAGTATAATCACCTCCTCATATAAACCCTCTAGACCTTCTTCTAGCAAAGTGTCTTTCATCGTCAGCCATTCTGCCACTCGATCAGAACTTTCTATCATTAATTCTTTCATTGCTATATCGTTTAAGGGATCTTCTAAATCATACCATCCCTCGGGAATACTATTAGCAAAACAAAATTCTGAAATTACTGCAGCTTCTTGATTGATTGGTATATCTAAAGAAAAGTCCTCTAAGTAATCTGTATCAGAATAGGTAATGCCTTTTTTGCAACATATAAGGACTTTTTCAATAAAGCTAGGGGAGTTGCTTTTCAAATAATCGTGCAATGTAGTATTAAGACGGTTAAAATATTTTGTTTCAGTAATATCACCTATGAAAGTAACTGTCTTCTTCGTTTTTTCTGTTTTGCTTCCACCTTTGTTCCAATTCTTTACGTTATAATTCTCATAAATTGTTAATATATAGTTATATAATTTAGGCATTTTAATTAATAAGTTTTCTCTCATTATTAACCATTCCGTTAACATCCCTGAACTAGTAACCATCAGGGTAGTCATAAAATCCTTTGTAAGTTTTTCTGGAGAATTTGAGGCATGAATATTTTCCAACTGTGTGTTGCGAAAACATACAGCAGTAATAACATTAGCTTCACTTCTTATAGAAACTGAATCGACATTTATAAGATTTAAATTCATCATTTCACCCATTTTAATGATGTGTATAATCTTGTCTATAAACCATTCTTCATTATTTTCCATATACAGTGTGAGTATTGCTCTAAATTCTCGCATCATCATAGCTATCTCATTCCTTTTGTTATATATTGGTGTGATTCTAAAGTTATTATATTTCTAGATTCTGATTTACGCATTTATTGTTTAACAATAATTATTAATTAGGTTTTAAAATAGTAAACATTTTCATTAATAAGAATATACTTTGAAGATAAAAACTTTGAATTTCTTTGTGTTGATTTTAATTTGTATATAAGAAGCCTCTCATCAGTTCTTTGAACTGATGAGAGGCTTCTTGAATTCATAATTACATCATGCCTGGCATGCCACCCATGCCGCCTGCATCTCCGCCGCCATTCTCTTCCGGAATGTCAGCAACTACCGCTTCTGTAGTGAGGAACATCGCAGCGACTGAACCGGCATTCTGTAGTGCAGAACGTGTAACTTTTGTAGGGTCCACGATACCTGCATCGATCATGTTCACCCATTCGTCAGTTGCTGCATTGAAGCCGATGCCCGGTTCCTGTGTCTTGAGGCGTTCCACGATGACGGAACCTTCAAGGCCAGCATTTTCCACGATCTGACGGAGTGGTGCTTCGAGTGCCTTCAGTACGATGTTGATGCCTGTCTTCACATCGCCTTCGGCTTCGATCTCAGAAACTTTGTTGTAGATGTTGACCAGTGCAGTTCCCCCACCGGCTACGATGCCTTCTTCCACAGCAGCACGTGTGGAGTTGAGTGCATCTTCGATGCGGAGCTTGCGCTCTTTCATTTCCGTTTCAGTTGCTGCACCGACTTTGATGACTGCAACACCGCCGGAAAGCTTGGCAAGGCGCTCCTGAAGTTTTTCCTTGTCGAAGCTGGATGCTGTTTCTTCGATCTGGGATTTGATCTGACCGATGCGTGCTTCGATGTTGTTCTTTTCTCCAGCACCTTCGACGATTGTCGTATCGTCTTTTGTGACGTTGACTTTGGACGCTGTACCAAGCATGTCGACAGTCGCATCTTTCAAATCGAGTCCGAGGTCTTCAGTGATGACCTGTCCGCCTGTCAGAACTGCGATATCTTCGAGCATCGCTTTACGACGGTCGCCGAATCCAGGTGCTTTGACTGCGATTGCCGTGAATGTGCCACGCAGCTTGTTGAGTACCATGTTGGCCATTGCGTCGCCTTCAACATCATCAGCAATGATGAGGATCGGACGGGACTGCTGCACAATCTGCTCGAGCAGTGGCAGGATGTCCTGGAAATTGGAGATCTTCTTATCAGTGACAAGAATATAAGGGTTATCGAGATCCGCTACCATCTTCTCGGAATCCGTCACCATGTAAGGTGAAGTGTAGCCACGGTCGAACTGCATGCCTTCCACGACTTCGAGTTCTGTCTTGAACCCGCGGGATTCTTCAATAGTGATGACACCGTCGTTTCCGACTTTCTCCATCGCTTCGGAAATGTATTCCCCAACTTCCGGATCATCTGCTGAAATTGCACCGACCTGTGCAATGGATTCCTTGTCCTGTACCGGACGGGAAATGTTCTGGAGCTCTTCCACCGCAACTTCCACCGCTTTGGAGATACCAGATCTGATACCTACAGGGTTGGCACCGCTTGTGACGTTCTTGAGGCCTTCCTGAATCATTGCCTGTGCAAGGACTGTTGCAGTCGTCGTACCGTCACCAGCGATT
This genomic interval carries:
- a CDS encoding indolepyruvate ferredoxin oxidoreductase subunit alpha, whose protein sequence is MAYVILQPCMSEKSGDCVEVCPVDCIEEGPDQFYIDPDICIDCGACVAVCPVDAIVEEYEMNPEDEPFLEKAEKFFGNK
- the groL gene encoding chaperonin GroEL (60 kDa chaperone family; promotes refolding of misfolded polypeptides especially under stressful conditions; forms two stacked rings of heptamers to form a barrel-shaped 14mer; ends can be capped by GroES; misfolded proteins enter the barrel where they are refolded when GroES binds); the encoded protein is MAKELKFSEDARQSMLAGVDKLANAVKVTLGPKGRNVVLDKSFTSPLITNDGVTIAKEIELEDAYENMGAKLVAEVANQTNEIAGDGTTTATVLAQAMIQEGLKNVTSGANPVGIRSGISKAVEVAVEELQNISRPVQDKESIAQVGAISADDPEVGEYISEAMEKVGNDGVITIEESRGFKTELEVVEGMQFDRGYTSPYMVTDSEKMVADLDNPYILVTDKKISNFQDILPLLEQIVQQSRPILIIADDVEGDAMANMVLNKLRGTFTAIAVKAPGFGDRRKAMLEDIAVLTGGQVITEDLGLDLKDATVDMLGTASKVNVTKDDTTIVEGAGEKNNIEARIGQIKSQIEETASSFDKEKLQERLAKLSGGVAVIKVGAATETEMKERKLRIEDALNSTRAAVEEGIVAGGGTALVNIYNKVSEIEAEGDVKTGINIVLKALEAPLRQIVENAGLEGSVIVERLKTQEPGIGFNAATDEWVNMIDAGIVDPTKVTRSALQNAGSVAAMFLTTEAVVADIPEENGGGDAGGMGGMPGMM